Proteins encoded together in one Terriglobus saanensis SP1PR4 window:
- a CDS encoding alpha/beta fold hydrolase: MANEKYIFVLVPGAWYGGWVWRDVAPLLRAQGHCVSSPTFTGLGERKHLANDAVNLSTHIEDVVNHIEMEDLRGLTLVGWSYGGMILQSVVARCGERIRSIIYLDAFVPENGKSVVDYVPEEIRDSLETARTENSPIQPLPPEYFEVSAPILLEFVSPRIAPQPWRTFFEKVQLASKSAPKPTSYIRCEKNGYTPFQEAAERIGQDPRVRVVYLPVNHLCMLTDPELTVKTLLESA; the protein is encoded by the coding sequence ATGGCCAATGAGAAATACATATTTGTTTTGGTACCGGGTGCCTGGTACGGAGGCTGGGTTTGGCGCGATGTTGCGCCATTGCTAAGAGCTCAGGGACATTGCGTCAGCTCTCCGACATTCACGGGACTTGGAGAGCGAAAACATTTGGCCAATGATGCGGTAAACCTTTCAACGCATATTGAAGATGTCGTCAATCACATTGAGATGGAAGATCTTCGTGGATTAACTCTCGTGGGATGGAGCTACGGGGGAATGATTCTCCAGAGTGTCGTCGCACGATGTGGGGAACGAATCAGATCGATTATCTATCTAGATGCGTTCGTTCCAGAGAATGGGAAGTCAGTTGTTGACTATGTCCCTGAAGAGATTCGCGACTCACTGGAAACGGCAAGGACAGAGAACTCTCCAATTCAACCTCTTCCGCCGGAATACTTCGAAGTCTCTGCACCAATTCTTCTTGAATTCGTGTCCCCAAGGATTGCGCCTCAGCCGTGGCGCACGTTCTTTGAGAAAGTTCAACTTGCTTCCAAGTCTGCCCCTAAACCGACAAGCTACATACGATGCGAAAAAAATGGTTACACTCCATTTCAAGAGGCGGCAGAAAGAATTGGGCAAGATCCCCGCGTTCGGGTTGTCTACCTTCCGGTCAATCACCTGTGTATGCTCACCGATCCCGAGCTGACAGTGAAAACGTTGCTCGAATCGGCGTGA
- a CDS encoding PLP-dependent cysteine synthase family protein: MSVIPNLNGQRVSALSAVGNTQLIQLRKIVPPTGAKLFLKLEYQNPTASYKDRMALSVIEGAERKGTLGPGMRVLEYTGGSTGSSLAMVCAVKGYKFIAVSSDAFAKEKLQTIRAFGGDLHLVPSDEGLITPGLFTRMEEETQRLAAEPGTFFVDQFHNTDAFTGYEQLGRELLLQTSRIDVFAAAVGTAGMLMGVSRVLKAQNPRIHIVALEPASSPMLSRSLKGNHRVEGIGVGYVPALLTRENYDEVIEIEEKEARQMARLLARQEGVFAGISTGLNVVAAARLAAKMSAQDTVVTVAADSGLKYLAGDLFYD; encoded by the coding sequence ATGAGTGTCATCCCTAATTTGAACGGCCAACGCGTCTCTGCACTATCTGCCGTTGGGAATACCCAACTCATACAACTTCGGAAGATCGTGCCGCCGACTGGGGCAAAGTTGTTCCTGAAGCTTGAGTACCAGAATCCGACCGCTTCTTATAAAGATCGCATGGCGCTTTCCGTGATTGAGGGAGCAGAGCGAAAAGGCACTCTCGGGCCCGGTATGAGAGTGCTCGAGTACACCGGTGGCAGCACCGGTTCGTCGCTCGCTATGGTATGTGCTGTGAAGGGTTACAAGTTCATTGCCGTCTCTTCCGATGCATTTGCAAAGGAAAAACTCCAGACTATTCGCGCATTTGGAGGGGATCTTCACCTCGTGCCCAGCGACGAGGGGCTCATTACGCCTGGGTTGTTCACGCGGATGGAAGAGGAAACTCAGAGGCTCGCGGCTGAACCCGGCACCTTCTTTGTCGACCAATTCCACAACACCGATGCGTTTACTGGATATGAGCAGCTAGGGCGAGAGTTGCTTCTACAGACATCGAGGATTGATGTGTTCGCTGCGGCAGTTGGAACAGCTGGCATGCTAATGGGTGTTTCGCGGGTGCTTAAAGCGCAGAATCCGAGGATCCATATCGTTGCGCTCGAGCCTGCCTCATCTCCTATGCTAAGTCGAAGCCTCAAAGGGAATCACCGCGTGGAAGGCATAGGTGTGGGATATGTGCCTGCGCTTCTCACTCGCGAGAACTACGATGAGGTCATCGAAATCGAGGAGAAAGAAGCGAGGCAGATGGCGCGACTACTGGCACGACAAGAAGGTGTCTTTGCCGGTATTTCGACAGGCTTGAACGTCGTTGCTGCCGCAAGATTGGCGGCAAAGATGAGCGCGCAAGATACTGTCGTCACCGTCGCGGCAGATAGTGGACTAAAATATCTTGCTGGCGATCTCTTCTACGACTGA